A window of Tautonia plasticadhaerens contains these coding sequences:
- a CDS encoding DUF58 domain-containing protein encodes MPSTPPPPPDPDLDPSALDRFGRLELLARLVVEGVMSGLHRSPFKGFSVEFAEHRPYGPGDEIRHIDWRAFGKTDRYYVREYEEETNLKAYLVLDTSGSMAFAGRTASKLEHARRLAASLAYLMIRQRDAVGMATFDGEVRSMLPARSAPGHLSVLCRAMERARAGGEAPLHRVLHAMAERIRRRGLIVVLSDGFDDLDALTRSLRHLRHRHHEVLFLHVLAPEERTFDFRGPARFLDLEAAGRTLRVDPDALRAAYLERFDAHRLQLRERLLGMAADYHLAPTDAPTDRILLDYLARRTGRARS; translated from the coding sequence ATGCCCTCCACCCCCCCTCCGCCGCCCGACCCCGACCTCGACCCCTCCGCCCTCGACCGCTTCGGCCGCCTGGAGCTGCTGGCCAGGCTGGTCGTCGAGGGCGTGATGAGCGGCCTGCACCGCAGCCCCTTCAAGGGCTTCTCCGTCGAGTTCGCCGAGCACCGCCCGTATGGCCCCGGCGACGAGATCCGGCACATCGACTGGCGGGCCTTCGGCAAGACCGACCGCTACTACGTCCGGGAATACGAGGAGGAGACGAACCTCAAGGCCTACCTCGTCCTCGACACCTCCGGCAGCATGGCCTTCGCCGGGCGGACGGCCTCGAAGCTGGAGCACGCCCGGCGGCTCGCCGCGTCGCTCGCCTACCTGATGATCCGCCAGCGGGACGCCGTCGGCATGGCCACCTTCGACGGCGAGGTCCGGTCCATGCTCCCGGCCCGCTCGGCGCCGGGGCACCTGTCCGTGCTCTGCCGGGCGATGGAGCGGGCCCGGGCCGGCGGCGAGGCCCCCTTGCACCGCGTCCTGCACGCGATGGCCGAGCGGATCCGCCGCCGGGGGCTGATCGTCGTCCTCTCCGACGGTTTCGACGACCTCGACGCCCTCACCCGGTCCCTCCGCCACCTCCGCCACCGCCACCACGAGGTCCTCTTCCTCCACGTCCTCGCCCCCGAGGAGCGGACCTTCGACTTCCGGGGGCCCGCCCGCTTCCTCGACCTCGAAGCCGCCGGCCGCACGCTCCGGGTCGACCCCGACGCCCTCCGGGCAGCTTACCTGGAGCGGTTCGACGCCCACCGCCTGCAACTCCGGGAGCGCCTGCTGGGCATGGCCGCCGACTACCACCTCGCCCCCACCGACGCCCCCACCGACCGCATCCTGCTCGACTACCTCGCCCGACGCACCGGTCGGGCCCGGTCCTAG
- a CDS encoding OprO/OprP family phosphate-selective porin: protein MTPRIGGGAALRLAILAATLCGIAVDRCRAQTPPVPSTAPGLPPALPSAPAEAPSTAELQGQIAELQEMFRASLERQEQLERRLIELQGGAGSAPVAPGPGMVPSASGARSPADVLDSSGPLVGPGSPEDSAGRGLSLVPAGSGGRGPTAPTAPAVQMPAGAPDLATEVKFGPGFQISTEDEEFVIQFHNLTQVDGRFYLEGGQRTTRDTFGLPREWFIFNGQLTRPFEYYVAINQGFNNLNLLDAFLNVHYDDRLQFKVGRYKTPYTYEFYSLPINGLITPERSQFFNNFALNRDVGLMAWGNFFEKRLDYAVGIFNGSPNGFLDFDDDKNVLAYVNARPFAFLDLPALQYFNVGGSVDAGHELQPRIPPILRLNVPTTADAAIGVPFLAFRDGVLESGNEALWSLHMAWYYRQLSLIGEWQSGYESYAFRDTPQQRTRNVTQSFYVWTGYFLTGEEVSGRGMVKPLRPFDVRRGKWGPGAIELAFRYNYLDVGDNVFDGGFADPRLWTDRVQSIDLGVNWYLSQYVKFFAGWQHNEFGSPVLFRTTPTEQFQLTDDLFWFRFQIYF, encoded by the coding sequence ATGACCCCTCGAATCGGAGGCGGGGCCGCACTCCGCCTGGCGATCCTCGCGGCGACGCTCTGCGGGATCGCGGTCGACCGGTGCCGGGCGCAGACGCCCCCGGTCCCCTCGACGGCCCCCGGGCTGCCGCCGGCCTTGCCGTCGGCCCCGGCCGAGGCGCCCTCGACCGCCGAGCTGCAGGGCCAGATCGCCGAGCTCCAGGAGATGTTCCGGGCGAGCCTGGAACGGCAGGAGCAGCTCGAACGGCGGCTGATCGAGCTGCAGGGCGGCGCGGGATCGGCCCCGGTCGCCCCCGGGCCGGGGATGGTCCCGTCCGCGTCGGGCGCGAGGTCGCCGGCCGACGTGCTGGATTCGTCGGGGCCGCTGGTCGGCCCCGGGTCCCCCGAGGACTCCGCCGGACGGGGCCTGTCGCTGGTGCCCGCCGGCTCCGGGGGACGGGGCCCGACGGCCCCCACGGCCCCCGCCGTGCAGATGCCGGCCGGGGCCCCGGACCTGGCCACCGAGGTGAAGTTCGGGCCCGGGTTCCAGATCAGCACCGAGGATGAAGAGTTCGTCATCCAGTTCCACAACCTCACCCAGGTCGACGGCCGCTTCTACCTGGAGGGCGGCCAGCGGACCACCCGGGACACCTTCGGCCTGCCCCGGGAGTGGTTCATCTTCAACGGCCAGCTCACCAGGCCGTTCGAGTACTACGTCGCCATCAATCAGGGCTTCAACAACCTCAACCTGCTCGACGCGTTCCTGAACGTCCACTACGACGACCGGCTCCAGTTCAAGGTCGGCCGCTACAAGACCCCCTACACCTACGAGTTCTACAGCCTGCCGATCAACGGCCTGATCACCCCCGAGCGGTCGCAGTTCTTCAACAACTTCGCCCTGAACCGGGACGTCGGCCTGATGGCCTGGGGTAACTTCTTCGAGAAGCGGCTCGACTACGCCGTGGGCATCTTCAACGGCAGCCCCAACGGCTTCCTCGACTTCGACGACGACAAGAACGTGCTGGCCTACGTCAACGCCCGGCCGTTCGCCTTCCTCGACCTGCCGGCCCTGCAATACTTCAACGTCGGCGGCTCGGTGGACGCCGGCCACGAGCTGCAGCCCCGGATCCCGCCGATCCTCCGGCTTAACGTGCCGACGACGGCCGACGCGGCCATCGGCGTCCCCTTCCTGGCCTTCCGGGACGGCGTGCTGGAGTCGGGCAACGAGGCGCTCTGGTCGCTGCACATGGCCTGGTACTACCGGCAGCTCTCGCTGATCGGCGAGTGGCAGAGCGGCTACGAGAGCTACGCCTTCCGGGACACCCCCCAGCAGCGGACCCGCAACGTCACCCAGAGCTTCTACGTCTGGACGGGCTACTTCCTGACCGGTGAGGAGGTCTCGGGCCGGGGGATGGTCAAGCCGCTCCGGCCCTTCGACGTCCGCCGGGGCAAGTGGGGGCCCGGGGCGATCGAGCTGGCCTTCCGGTACAACTACCTCGACGTCGGCGACAACGTCTTCGACGGCGGCTTCGCCGACCCGAGGCTCTGGACCGACCGAGTGCAGTCGATCGACCTCGGCGTCAACTGGTACCTCTCCCAGTACGTCAAGTTCTTCGCCGGGTGGCAGCACAACGAGTTCGGCAGCCCGGTCCTGTTCCGGACCACGCCGACCGAGCAGTTCCAGCTGACCGACGACCTCTTCTGGTTCCGATTCCAGATCTACTTCTGA
- a CDS encoding tetratricopeptide repeat protein produces MRLRTIGFLIGVGGVFASTGAPALADALEDARRDWQTGRYATALEQLQSIEPADPAEAARVAVATAECLRSMGRVEEAVQTLEEASGAGDADPDAEVLGLLADLRFSRGEWGQAEQLASQALEVDDLCRRARWVVALLHEARGEKAEAVEAYRWFIGDFNARDKEARRDPDALCLIGQAAQRYYRATARGEELAQSLNDVINELYEGAIRVDPRCWQAAWLQGELFFDGYQEGNARRELNRALLINPSAAEVLVTLGRIDLENYALNDGREKAETALEVNPAYTPALVLLADLNISDERFEDALDAATKAVEQGPRDPDALSRLAAARTLLVQPLGAASAEAAALRDNPRPSSFYESLGDRLADRRKYHPAERAFLQAIAADPEAAGPKVGLGMLYMQIGREPEARALFDQAFAADPFNVRADNMMKVLDHMATYEAIETDHYIVLVDPTQDRLLGRYMADYLESVHPELVERFGYEPPGKTSIQIMKDHEKFSGRTTALPFIPTVGACTGKVVALASPAATRKAFNWARVLTHEVAHVITLQQTNFNIPHWYTEALAVESEGGPRPQPWNNLLVERVPERRLLDLETINLGFIRPKEPDERQLAYCQAQLYAQYMVKEFGEDSLARLLDAYRRGLTTKDAVEQTFDLPVEEFEEGYLGFLDEVVSTIRTRVEDEEPVSFSRLLLDARKAPDDAELNAKVAYEYFARRDYKSARPYAEQALEAEPHQPLASYVMARVMMLIGDEAAALDLLRPALDDERPNERVVDLLAELTMKEGDLDEAARLYELARRDDPLNSKWLAGLARVHLRLGDEAAFLEDLSRLAENDSDDLSVRKVLADRHLAREEFEQAARWAGECLHIDVNDPAPHVALGDALLGLGRPAEAAEEYAVALELEPEDPDAIEAKREQALAAAGNGSGAAEAAPEAEAAPEAEAAPDPDTDAEAAPAGAGATGPDQK; encoded by the coding sequence ATGCGGCTGAGGACCATCGGCTTCCTCATCGGGGTCGGGGGCGTGTTCGCGTCGACCGGGGCCCCGGCACTCGCCGACGCGCTCGAAGACGCCCGGCGGGACTGGCAGACCGGCCGATACGCCACGGCCCTCGAACAGCTCCAATCCATCGAGCCCGCCGACCCGGCCGAGGCCGCCCGGGTCGCCGTCGCCACCGCGGAATGCCTCCGCAGCATGGGCCGGGTCGAGGAAGCCGTCCAGACGCTGGAGGAGGCGAGCGGGGCAGGGGACGCCGACCCCGACGCCGAGGTCCTCGGCCTGCTCGCCGACCTCCGGTTCTCCCGGGGCGAGTGGGGGCAGGCCGAGCAGCTCGCCTCCCAGGCCCTCGAAGTCGACGACCTCTGCCGACGCGCCCGATGGGTCGTCGCCCTGCTGCACGAGGCCCGGGGCGAGAAGGCCGAGGCCGTCGAGGCCTACCGCTGGTTCATCGGCGACTTCAACGCCCGGGACAAGGAGGCCCGCCGGGACCCCGACGCCCTCTGCCTCATCGGCCAGGCCGCCCAGCGCTACTACCGCGCCACCGCCCGGGGCGAGGAGCTGGCGCAATCGCTCAACGACGTGATCAACGAGTTGTATGAAGGCGCCATCCGCGTCGACCCCCGGTGCTGGCAGGCCGCCTGGCTCCAGGGCGAGCTCTTCTTCGACGGCTACCAGGAGGGCAACGCCAGGAGGGAGCTCAACCGGGCCCTGCTGATCAACCCCTCCGCCGCCGAGGTCCTCGTCACCCTCGGCCGGATCGACCTGGAGAACTACGCCCTCAACGACGGCCGGGAGAAGGCCGAGACCGCCCTGGAGGTCAACCCGGCGTACACCCCCGCCCTCGTCCTGCTCGCCGACCTGAACATCTCCGACGAACGCTTCGAGGACGCCCTCGACGCGGCGACGAAGGCCGTCGAGCAGGGCCCCCGGGACCCCGACGCCCTCTCCCGGCTCGCCGCCGCCCGGACCCTGCTCGTCCAGCCCCTCGGCGCCGCCTCCGCCGAGGCGGCCGCCCTCCGGGACAACCCCCGCCCCTCCTCCTTCTACGAGTCCCTCGGCGACCGCCTCGCCGACCGCCGCAAGTACCACCCCGCCGAGCGGGCCTTCCTCCAGGCCATCGCCGCCGACCCCGAGGCCGCCGGCCCCAAGGTCGGCCTGGGGATGCTCTACATGCAGATCGGCCGCGAGCCCGAGGCCCGCGCCCTCTTCGACCAGGCCTTTGCCGCCGACCCCTTCAACGTCCGCGCCGACAACATGATGAAGGTCCTCGACCACATGGCGACGTATGAAGCCATCGAGACCGACCACTACATCGTGCTCGTCGACCCGACCCAGGACCGGCTCCTCGGCCGCTACATGGCCGACTACCTGGAATCCGTCCATCCCGAGCTGGTCGAGCGCTTCGGCTACGAGCCGCCGGGCAAGACCTCGATCCAGATCATGAAGGACCACGAGAAGTTCAGCGGCCGGACCACGGCCCTGCCGTTCATCCCCACCGTCGGCGCCTGCACCGGCAAGGTCGTCGCCCTGGCCAGCCCGGCCGCCACCCGGAAGGCGTTCAACTGGGCCCGGGTGCTCACGCACGAGGTCGCCCACGTCATCACGTTGCAGCAGACGAATTTCAACATCCCCCACTGGTACACCGAGGCCCTCGCCGTCGAGAGCGAGGGGGGCCCCCGGCCCCAGCCCTGGAACAACCTGCTGGTCGAGCGCGTCCCCGAGCGCCGCCTGCTGGACCTGGAGACGATCAACCTCGGCTTCATCCGCCCCAAGGAGCCCGACGAACGGCAGCTCGCCTACTGCCAGGCGCAGCTCTACGCCCAGTACATGGTCAAGGAATTCGGCGAGGACTCCCTCGCCCGGCTGCTCGACGCCTACCGCCGGGGCCTGACCACGAAGGACGCCGTCGAGCAGACCTTCGACCTCCCCGTCGAGGAGTTCGAGGAGGGCTACCTCGGCTTCCTCGACGAGGTCGTCTCCACCATCCGGACCCGGGTCGAGGACGAGGAGCCCGTCTCCTTCTCCCGGCTGCTGCTCGACGCCCGCAAGGCCCCCGACGACGCCGAGCTGAACGCGAAGGTCGCCTACGAGTACTTCGCCCGTCGCGATTACAAGAGCGCCCGCCCCTATGCCGAGCAGGCCCTGGAGGCGGAGCCCCACCAGCCGCTCGCCTCCTACGTCATGGCCCGCGTCATGATGCTCATCGGCGACGAGGCGGCGGCGCTCGACCTGCTCCGGCCCGCGCTGGACGACGAGCGGCCCAACGAGCGCGTCGTCGACCTGCTCGCCGAGCTGACGATGAAGGAAGGGGACCTCGACGAGGCTGCCCGGCTCTACGAGCTGGCCCGCCGGGACGACCCGCTCAACTCCAAGTGGCTCGCCGGCCTGGCCCGGGTCCACCTCCGCCTCGGCGACGAGGCCGCCTTCCTCGAAGACCTCTCCCGGCTGGCCGAGAACGACTCGGACGACCTCTCCGTCCGCAAGGTCCTGGCCGACCGCCACCTCGCCCGCGAGGAGTTCGAGCAGGCCGCCCGATGGGCAGGCGAATGCCTGCACATCGACGTCAACGACCCCGCCCCCCACGTCGCCCTGGGCGACGCCCTGCTCGGCCTCGGCCGCCCCGCCGAGGCCGCCGAGGAATACGCCGTCGCCCTGGAGCTGGAGCCCGAGGACCCCGACGCCATCGAGGCGAAGCGGGAGCAGGCCCTGGCCGCCGCCGGCAACGGATCGGGGGCGGCCGAGGCCGCCCCCGAGGCTGAGGCCGCCCCCGAGGCTGAGGCCGCCCCCGATCCGGATACCGACGCCGAGGCCGCCCCGGCCGGGGCCGGGGCGACCGGGCCCGATCAGAAGTAG
- a CDS encoding AAA family ATPase, producing the protein MEAGNGPAAPFNDLAALAALADASRRMRAEIARVIIGQEEVVEQLLIGLFARGHVLLVGVPGLAKTLLVGTVAKILHLSFRRIQFTPDMMPSDITGTDILQDDPDTGRRRFVFIRGPLFSHVVLADEVNRTPPKTQAALLEAMQERHVSAGGQTYDLPDPFFVLATQNPIEQEGTYPLPEAQLDRFMLEVRVPYPTPDDELEILRRTTGEAVPEPEAFLEAAQILELQRLVRRVPVPEHVFRFARDLVRASRPDQPEATEFVRKSVSWGAGPRAGQALILGAKARAVLLGRFAASPDDVRAVARPVLRHRIVTTFHAEAEGIDADRVIDRLLRDVPEPLQQAAGRLAGPA; encoded by the coding sequence ATGGAAGCCGGCAACGGCCCCGCCGCCCCGTTCAACGACCTGGCCGCCCTGGCCGCCCTGGCCGACGCCTCCCGGAGGATGAGGGCCGAGATCGCCCGGGTCATCATCGGCCAGGAGGAGGTGGTCGAGCAGCTGCTCATCGGCCTCTTCGCCCGGGGCCACGTGCTGCTGGTCGGCGTGCCGGGGCTGGCCAAGACCCTCCTGGTCGGCACGGTGGCGAAGATCCTCCACCTGAGCTTCCGGCGCATCCAGTTCACGCCCGACATGATGCCCTCGGACATCACCGGGACCGACATCCTCCAGGACGACCCCGACACCGGCCGTCGCCGCTTCGTCTTCATCCGAGGGCCGCTCTTCTCCCACGTCGTGCTCGCCGACGAGGTCAATCGCACCCCCCCCAAGACCCAGGCCGCCCTGCTCGAAGCGATGCAGGAGCGCCACGTCTCGGCCGGCGGCCAGACCTACGACCTGCCCGACCCGTTCTTCGTCCTGGCGACCCAGAACCCGATCGAGCAGGAGGGGACCTACCCCCTGCCCGAGGCCCAGCTCGACCGCTTCATGCTCGAGGTCCGGGTCCCCTACCCGACGCCCGACGACGAGCTGGAGATCCTCCGGCGCACCACCGGGGAGGCCGTCCCCGAGCCCGAGGCGTTCCTGGAGGCGGCCCAGATCCTCGAATTGCAGCGCCTGGTCCGCCGGGTGCCGGTGCCCGAGCACGTCTTCCGGTTCGCCCGGGACCTCGTCCGGGCCAGCCGGCCCGACCAGCCGGAGGCGACCGAGTTCGTCCGCAAGAGCGTCTCCTGGGGGGCCGGCCCCCGGGCGGGCCAGGCCCTGATCCTCGGCGCCAAGGCGAGGGCGGTCCTGCTCGGCCGATTCGCCGCCAGCCCGGACGACGTCCGGGCCGTCGCCCGCCCGGTGCTCCGCCACCGGATCGTCACCACCTTCCACGCCGAGGCCGAGGGGATCGACGCCGACCGCGTCATCGACCGCCTCCTCCGGGACGTCCCCGAGCCCCTGCAGCAGGCCGCCGGTCGCCTCGCCGGCCCGGCCTGA
- a CDS encoding DUF1214 domain-containing protein codes for MEDDRGDPRGFWSITLYQPDPSEVAATYLSQASVRNTHYSEADTAIVSVDPSTETLTVRPPSWGALAASTPVLFGEGATALGLEPGEVYYVAGAPVATVDPATGETTYAIQVSNQWIPDLSPANVPIQNSGGPGAIVDLQEEASPGPVAYGVVKPVSQLGSEQRSAGQLALNADGSLTLWFGPSLPPGVAASNWIPTPSAAFFGSLYPGRTVSTALQIIMWMYDPTPGDQPPSILPDDRGTTRLPESYIPPSLVIVG; via the coding sequence GTGGAGGACGACCGGGGCGACCCGCGGGGCTTCTGGTCGATCACGCTCTACCAGCCCGACCCCTCGGAGGTGGCCGCGACGTATCTCAGCCAGGCGAGCGTGCGGAACACGCACTACTCCGAGGCCGACACGGCGATCGTCTCCGTCGACCCCTCGACCGAGACCCTGACCGTGAGGCCCCCCTCGTGGGGTGCCCTGGCGGCCAGCACCCCTGTCCTCTTCGGGGAGGGGGCCACGGCCCTCGGCCTCGAGCCCGGGGAGGTCTATTATGTGGCCGGGGCGCCCGTGGCGACGGTCGACCCGGCCACGGGGGAGACGACCTACGCGATCCAGGTCTCGAACCAGTGGATCCCCGATCTCTCCCCGGCGAATGTCCCGATCCAGAACTCGGGCGGGCCCGGGGCGATCGTCGACCTCCAGGAGGAGGCGAGCCCCGGCCCGGTCGCGTATGGGGTGGTGAAGCCGGTCTCGCAACTCGGGTCCGAGCAGCGCTCGGCCGGCCAGTTGGCCCTGAACGCCGACGGCTCGCTGACGCTCTGGTTCGGCCCGTCGTTGCCTCCGGGCGTGGCCGCCTCGAACTGGATCCCCACCCCCTCGGCCGCCTTCTTCGGCTCGCTCTACCCGGGCCGAACGGTGAGCACGGCCCTCCAGATCATCATGTGGATGTATGACCCGACCCCCGGCGATCAGCCCCCGTCGATCCTGCCCGACGATCGGGGGACGACCAGGCTGCCGGAGAGCTACATCCCGCCGTCGCTGGTGATCGTGGGCTGA
- a CDS encoding sodium-dependent bicarbonate transport family permease: protein MVGEFWENFRHNLFKPLLLFFYAGFLIPLLGVKFEFPYVIYQGLTIYLLIAIGWHGGEELAMLDASSLGTAAGFMGVGFVTNLFIGVLAFGILRAATKLRRIDAATVAGYYGSDSAGTFVTCLGVLGSLHLAYAPYMPVMLAVMEIPGCLVALVLVSSLRKRGMDGDGNCPDEPGFTPGNGKASHDTAFEIQHQLDLADEEKMALERGYHEHEQQEEEHRLARGHAPGRPAPGKPPALLSKELLHEVFFNPGIYLLFAGILIGFISRMQGPDVTNPDDRVFLDLFPGLLCLFLLEMGMTASRKLKDLKVAGPAFIAFGLIAPNVFATIGISVAHAYSMALGQPFDIGTYALFAVLCGAASYIAVPAVQRLAIPEASPTLPLAASLGLTFSYNVTIGIPVYIEIAKLITRMLPVG, encoded by the coding sequence ATGGTCGGCGAGTTCTGGGAGAACTTCCGGCACAACCTGTTCAAGCCGCTGCTGCTGTTCTTCTACGCCGGGTTCCTGATCCCGCTGCTGGGCGTGAAGTTCGAATTCCCCTACGTGATCTACCAGGGGCTGACGATCTACCTGCTCATCGCCATCGGCTGGCATGGCGGCGAGGAGCTGGCGATGCTGGACGCCTCGTCGCTGGGGACGGCCGCGGGCTTCATGGGGGTCGGCTTCGTCACGAACCTCTTCATCGGCGTGCTGGCCTTCGGCATCCTGCGGGCGGCGACGAAGCTGAGGAGGATCGACGCGGCGACGGTGGCCGGCTACTACGGCTCCGACTCGGCGGGGACGTTCGTCACCTGCCTCGGCGTGCTCGGCTCGCTGCACCTGGCCTACGCCCCGTACATGCCGGTGATGCTCGCGGTGATGGAGATCCCCGGCTGCCTGGTCGCGCTGGTGCTCGTCTCCTCGCTCCGCAAGCGGGGGATGGACGGCGACGGCAACTGCCCCGACGAGCCCGGCTTCACCCCCGGCAACGGCAAGGCCTCGCACGACACCGCCTTCGAGATCCAGCACCAGCTGGACCTCGCGGACGAGGAGAAGATGGCCCTGGAGCGCGGCTACCACGAGCACGAGCAGCAGGAAGAAGAGCACCGGCTCGCCCGGGGCCACGCCCCCGGGCGACCCGCCCCGGGCAAGCCCCCGGCGCTGCTGAGCAAGGAGCTGTTGCATGAGGTCTTCTTCAACCCGGGCATCTACCTGCTTTTCGCCGGCATCCTGATCGGCTTCATCAGCCGCATGCAGGGGCCGGACGTGACCAACCCCGACGACCGCGTCTTCCTCGACCTGTTCCCCGGCCTGCTCTGCCTGTTCCTGCTGGAGATGGGCATGACGGCGTCCAGGAAGCTGAAGGACCTGAAGGTCGCCGGGCCGGCGTTCATCGCCTTCGGGCTGATCGCGCCGAACGTCTTCGCGACGATCGGCATCTCGGTGGCCCACGCCTATTCGATGGCCCTGGGGCAGCCGTTCGACATCGGCACCTACGCCCTGTTCGCCGTGCTCTGCGGCGCCGCCTCGTACATCGCCGTGCCGGCGGTGCAGCGGCTGGCGATCCCGGAGGCGAGCCCGACGCTCCCGCTGGCCGCCTCGCTGGGCCTGACTTTCAGCTACAACGTGACGATCGGCATCCCGGTCTACATCGAGATCGCCAAGCTGATCACCCGGATGCTGCCGGTCGGCTGA
- a CDS encoding DUF1254 domain-containing protein, which produces MNPFTRSGTRPNASRGRRPARVGLEPLEGRALMTSHAAPVAATDPEAIKALAAEAYVWGLAPEFNLRFSTYNTTIAAPISAFTYGSDPAAWNNAGTNAGDASVLYINGFLDFTRTPAMVLTVPASRDQYYVVNYLDNDLNTIGSIGTRTTPSDEPTSYLLVGPDSPLARFREVDLGGYRYRVMASDTNLNWMLIRVGMNTLADPAAPDSVPNTTTNLVQKFALNSLAEFRRNGHQPVSPDSYSTPTPTPEQEAAAEPYKDTPTEAVRFFEQLGRSVRKSPIPSRLGGLSGLALRRLPPWYVPTVRREAPLPGPLLRPAGRPPVVRADRPDRERLPRPEELGPGATASPAGGVRGGPGGAEPVHRGADGGRGHERLDHPEHDHRHLSE; this is translated from the coding sequence ATGAACCCCTTCACCCGCAGCGGGACCCGCCCGAACGCCTCTCGTGGCCGTCGCCCGGCGAGGGTCGGCCTGGAGCCGCTGGAGGGCCGGGCGCTGATGACCTCGCACGCGGCGCCGGTGGCCGCGACCGACCCGGAGGCGATCAAGGCCCTCGCGGCGGAGGCGTATGTCTGGGGGCTCGCGCCCGAGTTCAACCTGAGATTCTCGACCTATAACACGACGATCGCCGCCCCGATCAGCGCGTTCACCTACGGATCGGACCCGGCGGCCTGGAACAACGCCGGCACCAATGCGGGGGACGCCTCGGTCCTCTACATCAACGGGTTCCTCGACTTCACCAGGACCCCCGCGATGGTCCTGACCGTGCCGGCCTCGCGCGACCAGTATTACGTGGTCAACTACCTGGACAACGACCTCAACACGATCGGCAGCATCGGGACGCGGACCACCCCGTCGGACGAGCCGACCTCGTACCTGCTGGTGGGGCCGGACTCGCCGCTCGCCCGGTTCCGGGAGGTGGACTTGGGGGGGTATCGGTACCGGGTGATGGCGTCGGACACGAACCTGAACTGGATGCTGATCCGCGTCGGGATGAACACCCTGGCCGACCCAGCCGCGCCCGATTCCGTGCCGAACACGACGACGAACCTGGTCCAGAAGTTCGCCCTGAACAGCCTGGCGGAGTTCCGGCGGAACGGCCACCAGCCGGTCTCCCCAGACTCGTATTCGACCCCCACCCCCACGCCCGAGCAGGAGGCCGCCGCCGAGCCCTACAAGGACACGCCGACCGAGGCCGTCCGCTTCTTCGAGCAGCTCGGCCGGTCCGTCAGGAAGAGCCCGATCCCCTCGCGGCTCGGGGGGCTCTCGGGGTTGGCCCTGAGGCGACTGCCGCCGTGGTACGTCCCCACAGTACGGCGCGAAGCTCCACTACCTGGCCCCCTCCTCCGGCCAGCGGGGCGTCCTCCGGTCGTTCGCGCCGATCGGCCTGACCGCGAACGGCTTCCGCGTCCCGAGGAGCTGGGGCCCGGCGCAACTGCAAGCCCTGCAGGAGGGGTTCGAGGCGGGCCAGGAGGGGCTGAACCGGTTCATCGCGGGGCGGACGGCGGGCGCGGGCACGAACGACTGGACCATCCTGAACACGATCATCGGCACCTATCCGAATAA
- a CDS encoding MazG nucleotide pyrophosphohydrolase domain-containing protein — MTLSALQRRIEALYGAKDAARGDAATFLWLAAEFGELAEALRSGTDEELALEMADVLAWLATLANLRGIDLGAAVSRKYGAGCPGCGSEPCRCDPAEKP; from the coding sequence ATGACGCTGTCCGCCTTGCAGCGGCGGATCGAGGCGCTCTACGGCGCCAAGGACGCCGCCCGGGGGGACGCCGCGACCTTCCTCTGGCTGGCCGCCGAGTTCGGCGAGCTGGCCGAGGCCCTGCGATCGGGCACCGACGAGGAGCTGGCCCTGGAGATGGCCGACGTGCTCGCCTGGCTGGCCACCCTGGCCAACCTCCGGGGCATCGACCTGGGGGCGGCCGTCTCCCGGAAGTACGGCGCCGGCTGCCCCGGTTGCGGATCCGAGCCCTGCCGATGCGACCCGGCCGAGAAGCCCTGA
- a CDS encoding Uma2 family endonuclease, giving the protein MPCKRTDRNGPSGRELPPMATSPHARTGRDLDAENRRYPTSDGKPMAETDLHRQLMFVLIEILQARYEDDPRAYVSGDLLLYSEEGNGRRHVAPDVFVVFGVAKRPRLNYLLWSEGKGPDVVIEVTSKMTRREDQTKKRTLYQDVLRVPEYFQIDPTEDYLKPPLQGHRLVDGAYVPIEPVDGRLPSVVLSLLLEREGERLHLIDPETGRRLLPGRALAAEATRELAEAQAEADRLRRELEELRGRLNGGGA; this is encoded by the coding sequence ATGCCCTGCAAGCGAACCGATCGCAACGGCCCCTCGGGCCGGGAGCTGCCCCCGATGGCCACCTCACCCCACGCCAGGACCGGGCGCGATCTCGACGCCGAGAATCGCCGATACCCCACCTCCGACGGCAAGCCGATGGCCGAGACCGACCTGCATCGCCAACTCATGTTCGTCCTGATCGAGATCCTCCAGGCCCGATACGAGGACGATCCCCGGGCCTACGTCTCCGGCGACCTGCTGCTGTACTCTGAGGAGGGGAACGGGCGCCGTCACGTGGCCCCGGACGTGTTCGTGGTCTTCGGCGTGGCCAAGCGGCCGAGGCTGAATTACCTGCTCTGGTCCGAAGGCAAGGGCCCCGACGTGGTGATCGAGGTCACCTCCAAGATGACCCGACGCGAGGACCAGACGAAGAAACGGACGCTCTATCAGGACGTCCTCCGAGTGCCCGAATACTTCCAGATCGACCCCACCGAGGACTACCTGAAGCCGCCGTTGCAGGGGCATCGGCTCGTCGACGGGGCCTATGTGCCGATCGAGCCGGTCGACGGCCGGCTCCCCAGCGTCGTGCTCAGCCTGCTCCTGGAGCGGGAGGGAGAGCGGCTGCACCTGATCGACCCGGAGACGGGCCGTCGGCTGCTCCCCGGCCGAGCGCTGGCCGCCGAGGCGACCCGGGAACTCGCCGAGGCACAGGCCGAGGCCGATCGGCTCCGCCGGGAACTGGAGGAATTGCGGGGCCGGTTGAACGGCGGCGGGGCCTGA